The stretch of DNA GTTCCCAACAGTTACCCACGATCGATCCTGCCATAGAAGCTCCTCTGCTACAAGAACGACAAATGCTAACTCTGCCAACTGGAACTTCAGCACGAGCTAGTTTATCTTCTCCTTGGGTAGAAGATTTGAGCGGCGTTACAAGCGAGAGAAGTTCGATTACTAGCGTGGTTTTAAAGCAACCTTTAAAAGCTGCCAACGGCGAAATCTTTTTACCCGCTCGAACGACAATTTTAGTAAGAGCCGAATCTTTAGGTCGCTCGGAGCTAATTGAGTTTGTCGCTCTTGAAGCTCACATTCCCGACCGTTCCTCTAAAATTACTCTTCCCGAAGGAGCGATTCGGTTTTCGACTGTTGAAGGCAAGCCAATTGTCGCCATGCCCATGCCCGATGAGGAGGAACGAAATGGTGATTTTCTCGACGTACTAGATTCTGCCAGTCAAGCCTGGGAAATTGGCAGTCAAATAGGTAGTCGGGGAAATTTGGTAGAAAACCTGATGCAGAGCCAAAGAGAAGTACGTTATCTACTTCAAGGAAGGGAAGACTATCGTTCTTACGAGCAGCTTTATTTTTTGCCAGTAGGAACTGAGTTAAGGCTCTATGTTAGGAATGAAATTACCATACCCGCTGCTTCTATTAAAAATATAGATGAGGGAATTAGCAATCCTTTGAACCAACCCCAATTAATTCTTCCTCCCAGACAACCTGCCGAGCGTTATCGTTATCCCCTACCGCCAAATCACTAGATATCATGTCAAAAACTTTTGTAGCTAGCGGTATTCTGTTGTTCTTTTGTGGTTTCCCCGCATTCGCTCAAGAAGCCATAGAGAGAGTTCCTGCCCGAAAAGCTAAAGGAATAGAAGCCAAAGTAGTTGAAATAAACATCCATCCTTACGATTCGGGTTCGACGATTGTAAATTTTCGCCCGACCCAGGAAAAAATTCGTCAGGTTAGTCTGGTCGGCTCCTCTCTATTTTTAAGTTCCGACGATCCCGAATGTTTGAGTTCTCTACCAGAAAGTGGCGGTCGTCCCTGTCAGGCGACCTTACTCTATCTCCAGCGAAAACCCGTCGAGTTGGTTCCCAAAGAGCGAAAAGTCGAGCGCACCCGCATGAGCGTCATTACCGATGAAAATATTTACGTATTCGACATAGTTTTATCCGATCGTCAACCCACTTATTCAGTAGTAGAAATTTTGGCAGAAAACAGACAATACACACCTCTAGTAAGTATCGAGCAAATTACAAACTATCGTAGGGGCTTTCAGGTTGCCGTTAGCGAACGATACCTTAACAATCCCGAACTACATAACCGTCTGCGGAACTTTATCAACTTAGTTAGAACTGAAAATACGGTTGAAGCTGCGGCGGCTAAAGCGGGAATTTCAATGAAAGTCGTCCGCAAATTAGAAGAATTGGGCAATCGCCAACCGCTACCTAATAAACTTCAAACACCATTACCCGTAGTCCAATGAGCAAACGCATCAAAATTGAAACTCACTCAGCAGCAGCTATTCCCCAGGAGTATCGAGCTTTACTAAAGCCTTTTTTTCAAACAGAAGTTCTAGCTTTAATAGCTTGTTTTGCATTTCTTATGTGCTTTAACTTATTATTGGGCAGAAATAGAAAAGGAATATTGGCAAATGCTCGTTTTAGCGGCAGACAGGAAAAGCTCAATGCCATAAAAGCGGTTCTCAAACAAAGACAAAAAAAAGATCTTGCCAAAACCGCAGTTTTTGCTGGCGAACCCCTTGATGGGTGGAAACCCCAACTAAAAGTTTGGCTGACGGGGAAGTTGCCTAGCTTGCCCCTGCCGAGTCTCAATCAACATCTTATCGCTCTGGGTTCTACAGGCTGTGGTAAGACTACTACGGTTGTCAACCGAGTCATTCAGGCAGCAATTCGCGATGGACATCCGTTAATAGTGTTCGATCCTAAAGGAGAACTAGCACAAATTAACGCTCCCTATGCCAAAGCGCACGATTATGAAGATTACTACCTCGCTCCAGGCAAACCCTACACCGATCGCTTCAACATCGTAGAGTGGATGCGGGGTCATAAAGATTCGACTCGCGCCCAGCAGATAGCTAAAACCATTCAAGCCAACGCTAAAACCGAAGGTGCTGGTAAGACCGACGACTTTTTTAGCGGTTCGGGGGAAATATTATTACGGTCTATTTTAATGTTGACTAAAGGTTCGGACTATCCCGATCTTTTAATGGCAAAACGCATTTTAGGACTTCCCGATTTGTGCGATCGCTTGCAGGCAGCTTATAAAACAGATAGGTTGAATCTTTGGATTGAAAACAGTTTCCAGCAGTTTATGACGGGTAAGGCTTCGAGCAAGCAAATTGCTGGTGTTGCTGCTACGGCAGGATTGATTTTTGACAATTTTACCCAGGAAGAATTTTTTAACGCTTTTATCGGCAAAAGTACGATCCCGATGAACTTTACGGGTAAAAAAATCTTGTTCGTGCAGCCGCCAATAGACAAAAAAGATATAGTAATGCCCGTGTTGACTACGGCAATCGAAATTTTGGTAGAAGAAAACATGAGTTTGCCAAGAACCCAACCGCTGCTGTTGATGTTAGAAGAATTTCCCCTCGGTTACTGGCGAAAAGCAGAAAAATGGATGACTTATGACCGTTCTAACGGTTTGGCTGTATTTTTAATCGCACAGTTATGGTCGCAAATACGCAAACGCTACGGACAAGATGAAGCTCTAACTATCTTAGCCAATGCCAATACTCAGATCTTTTTTAACTCAAACGATATGGAAACCGCAAAAATGTTGAGCGAACGCTGCGGACAGAAAGAAGTCATTTTCAAACAACATTCCAACTCCAACGGTAAATCGGGACATAGCCATTCTTCGTCCGAACAAAGGCAAAAAACCTCTTTAAAGTCTCCCGACGAACTTACAAAAGTTGAAGAGGCAGAATTCGTTATGTTTAACCCCGATTTTAAAGCTAGAGGTGAGGCGAGAGTGCCACTTTATATGAAGTATAAAATGCCACAAGAAATATTAGATAGAGATGAAAACATGAAACAAGTATGGACGGAATATGTCTATCCAGAAAGATGCCAGCAAGCAGCAACTTGGCATTTAGACGAAAAACAGAGAGAAGCTGCCTTAATCGAGCGGCGCGAGGCAGCCGAGAAACTTCTTCCCTTTGAAGATACATCTCTCTCTAACGATAGCGATTACGGAGTTTTAAAACGTCAACGTGAGGAGTTTGCTAGTTATGTCTGATCTAGAATTATTAGATTTGTCTGCTTGGGGACTATCTTCAAAAGCAATAGAAACTTTACGCCAAGAGCCAGAAATAATTGAATATGTAAGGCACTTACGTACCTTACCTCCTTTAAACCCAGATTTTCAACCCCAACTTTTAGAAATTAGGTTTGATGATGTTACCTATATTTGCTACGAACGGGGCAACCAATTCAATTTCATTCCCTGTTCTCCCGACCTACAACCGAGCTTTAGCGAATACAGGCTAGACGGAGAAACGATTTTATTTCACATTGGCGGAGAAATTGTTGTCGATCGCACCGTCAATCTCAATATTCAGCAAATATTTAAAACCCTTTAATAACTAAGAATTGTGTTAAGACAGCTAGAAGAATTTAAAAATGCGGGAGAAGATATCAATCAACTCCTGGGAATTATCGCTCAAAATACTAAAAAAACTATCGAGCAACTAAATAACTTACGCATTCAAAAAGGTCGTCGAGTCGTAAAGGGACAAACAGCTAGAGGTTTTAGACAAGATCTCACTTCTGAAGATGCTAAAACCCTGAAAACTTTATTGTTTCAAGCATCCGACCCCGATAAAGCACCTTTGTATGAAGATAAAATTCCCAACTATGAAATTAAGCTCGATGACGATATTCTGTTTCGCCAGGAACGAGATGGTACCGTTACCGTCAATCAAATCGAGTTAGAACCAGAACTACAAACGGAGCGTCCCTTTACATATAAAGACGCTTTTTCTCCTGAATGGGACCCTTGGATGGAACCAGAAGCAGATTTAGATTTTGATGGAGACGGATTGAGCGATACTGAAGAAATTGCTAAAGGAACAGATCCGCTAAATTCCGACACCGACAGAGATGGCATTGGAGATGCCAGCGACAGCCATCCCTATAATCTCGCACTAGAACGAGATTCTGCTCCTTCTATTAACCAAGACGATATTCCCCCTGCTATAAGAGTTGCCGAACGAGACGTAGCTAAACTACCAGAGGGTAAAACTAAGGGAATATTAAAGTCGATAGTTCGTCAACTAAGTGAAAAAGTAAAAACGCTCTCCAGCGCATTAGTTCAAAAAGTATCCAATTACCCCCAATGGAATAGAGAGCGAGAAACAGCCAATACCGCTTTAGAGCTTTTCAACCGTAACTACGAACAAAACAAACAAACTGCCTATCAAAGCGTTGACTATAACATCATTCTCAAGGGCTTGAACAACTATGAAGTTAATGACAAACGGGGAAATCGCCTAATCTCGTTTCAAAAAACTAGTATGGGCATAAAAGTAACCCAAAGCAATTTGTCTGGACGAGACTACGCTCATTTTCAACAGGCAAGACACTCTCTAAGAGAAGATCGGGGAATATTAAATGCCGAAAGCGAACGACGTTTGGCACAGCTTCAGGCTTTAGCCCCACAGAGCGATCGCGAAATAGTTTTTGCCATAAAAACCAAAGAAGTCGAAAATACTGCCAATCGCTTTCTCCACTATATGGGTACGCAAAAGTGGGATGCGGGAGAACAGGGTAACTACAATATCGAACGCCCTGGGGAACGGAATTTTAAAATTATTTCTAAAGCAGACGGTCGGGGAGTAGTATTCGAGCGACAGGGAGATAAGATAACCAACAATCTTACCGCAAAAGATTTCCAACACTTTCAAAATCTAGGCGCAACTCTAGACAATCGCCTACAGAAAATGATGCAACAACAAAAGACGCTTATCTCCCACCAACGCACTCAAAAGACTGACAGGGAAAGAGAATTAACGATTTAATATGTTAAATTTAAGACCCTATCAAAAAAAAGTTGTATCCGAGGCTTATAACTTAATACGCTTTCGCCGTAAACGTATTCTTATATTTGCCCCTACCGGTGGAGGGAAAACTATAATCGCCAGTCGTATAGTTGCCGATGCCGTAAGTCGAGGCAAAAAGATTGTTTTTGTCGTCCATCGTGAAATTTTAATCGCTCAAACTTTTGCTAAGTTTCAAAAGTTTGGCATCGACTGTGGTTTTATCAAAGCTGGCTACGAAGAAAACCGCGATGCCGCCGTACAGATTGCTTCGGTTCAAACCCTACCCAAACGTGCTTGGTGGCAAGAATACCGAGCAGATCTAATCTTGCTCGATGAATGTCACCTGACGGCATTTTCCTCTGTGGTTTTAGAAATGATGGCGCGGATATATCCCCAGGCGATATATTTAGGGTTGACCGCAACCCCCTGGCGACTGTCGGCAACGCAAGGTCTGGGAGACATTTTTGAAGATTTGATTTGCGCTCCCATGCCCGATCGATTAATCGAAGCAGGATTTTTAGTCAAGCCCAGCTACTACAGTCTCGACCGCGCCAGTCTAGAGCGGGTCGGTATTAAAAACAATGAATTTAATAGCAAGCAACTGGCAATTGCCTGTAACGATAGCCAACTAATAGAGGCTACGGTAAGAGACTGGTTGAAATTAGCTCATAATAGGCGTACTATTGCCTTTACCGTAGATGTCGAACACGCCAAAAATCTTTGTTCTGCGTTTACCGAGCGAGGTATTGCGGCAGCTTATGTAGATGGCAATACGCCTATCCAAACCAGAGAGCAAATTTACCAAAGCCTAGCGACAGGAGAAATTTTAGTTTTATCTTCCTGTGCCGCTCTTTCTGAAGGCTTTGACGTTCCTTCTGTCGAAGCAATTCTTTTGTGTCGTCCCACTCAATCTAAAGCTCTTTATTTTCAACAATTAGGTAGGGGATTGAGACTTTCTCCCGAAACGGACAAACAGGATTGTCTGATTTTAGACCAGGCTGGAAACGTTCTCCGACACGGATTTATTGAAAATTTAAGCGCAATTACTCTCACTACGGGCAACCAAAAAGGAGAGGCGCAACCACCGCCAGTTAAAGTTTGCCCTAAAGATATAGGAGGATGTGGGGTGATTCTCTACACCTTTCAAATGATTTGTCCCTCCTGCGGATATAAATTCGAGCGCGAAAAGCTGGTAGATTTTC from Myxosarcina sp. GI1 encodes:
- a CDS encoding type IV secretory system conjugative DNA transfer family protein, with the protein product MSKRIKIETHSAAAIPQEYRALLKPFFQTEVLALIACFAFLMCFNLLLGRNRKGILANARFSGRQEKLNAIKAVLKQRQKKDLAKTAVFAGEPLDGWKPQLKVWLTGKLPSLPLPSLNQHLIALGSTGCGKTTTVVNRVIQAAIRDGHPLIVFDPKGELAQINAPYAKAHDYEDYYLAPGKPYTDRFNIVEWMRGHKDSTRAQQIAKTIQANAKTEGAGKTDDFFSGSGEILLRSILMLTKGSDYPDLLMAKRILGLPDLCDRLQAAYKTDRLNLWIENSFQQFMTGKASSKQIAGVAATAGLIFDNFTQEEFFNAFIGKSTIPMNFTGKKILFVQPPIDKKDIVMPVLTTAIEILVEENMSLPRTQPLLLMLEEFPLGYWRKAEKWMTYDRSNGLAVFLIAQLWSQIRKRYGQDEALTILANANTQIFFNSNDMETAKMLSERCGQKEVIFKQHSNSNGKSGHSHSSSEQRQKTSLKSPDELTKVEEAEFVMFNPDFKARGEARVPLYMKYKMPQEILDRDENMKQVWTEYVYPERCQQAATWHLDEKQREAALIERREAAEKLLPFEDTSLSNDSDYGVLKRQREEFASYV
- a CDS encoding thrombospondin type 3 repeat-containing protein; the protein is MLRQLEEFKNAGEDINQLLGIIAQNTKKTIEQLNNLRIQKGRRVVKGQTARGFRQDLTSEDAKTLKTLLFQASDPDKAPLYEDKIPNYEIKLDDDILFRQERDGTVTVNQIELEPELQTERPFTYKDAFSPEWDPWMEPEADLDFDGDGLSDTEEIAKGTDPLNSDTDRDGIGDASDSHPYNLALERDSAPSINQDDIPPAIRVAERDVAKLPEGKTKGILKSIVRQLSEKVKTLSSALVQKVSNYPQWNRERETANTALELFNRNYEQNKQTAYQSVDYNIILKGLNNYEVNDKRGNRLISFQKTSMGIKVTQSNLSGRDYAHFQQARHSLREDRGILNAESERRLAQLQALAPQSDREIVFAIKTKEVENTANRFLHYMGTQKWDAGEQGNYNIERPGERNFKIISKADGRGVVFERQGDKITNNLTAKDFQHFQNLGATLDNRLQKMMQQQKTLISHQRTQKTDRERELTI
- a CDS encoding DEAD/DEAH box helicase, whose translation is MLNLRPYQKKVVSEAYNLIRFRRKRILIFAPTGGGKTIIASRIVADAVSRGKKIVFVVHREILIAQTFAKFQKFGIDCGFIKAGYEENRDAAVQIASVQTLPKRAWWQEYRADLILLDECHLTAFSSVVLEMMARIYPQAIYLGLTATPWRLSATQGLGDIFEDLICAPMPDRLIEAGFLVKPSYYSLDRASLERVGIKNNEFNSKQLAIACNDSQLIEATVRDWLKLAHNRRTIAFTVDVEHAKNLCSAFTERGIAAAYVDGNTPIQTREQIYQSLATGEILVLSSCAALSEGFDVPSVEAILLCRPTQSKALYFQQLGRGLRLSPETDKQDCLILDQAGNVLRHGFIENLSAITLTTGNQKGEAQPPPVKVCPKDIGGCGVILYTFQMICPSCGYKFEREKLVDFLNLTRILSEGDWEKLEIYRAKLKEAYKNSYLPSWAAVVFKDNFGFFPPWDWGKGAIFGEHPTEDDKNQYKKYLALVASRKKKDTEWIERYFNLEFG